A genomic window from Synechococcus sp. WH 8016 includes:
- a CDS encoding DMT family transporter, whose amino-acid sequence MQGLLGAIRGSQSAREWRACGALIACALAFSLMTVCVKHLGGRLPVAEVVLVRSLISIAITLAMLRRLKVSPWGEQRGLLLVRGGLGTAALLCFFEALARLPLAAATLLQYTYPTLTALAAWLLLGEPVRRRIGIAVLLGLLGVMLVVQPQWVGSPMGSLPAMAALIGLGGALLTALAYVSVRQLSVREHPLVIVFYFPLVSVPATLPLLWGQAALWPNPTEWLWLIGVGLFTQLGQIWLTEGLSALPAARATSINYVQVVFASLWGVLFFAEPITGAVVLGALCVLGATLISLSARSARKAET is encoded by the coding sequence ATGCAGGGGCTGTTAGGCGCGATACGAGGCAGCCAATCCGCTCGAGAATGGCGAGCCTGCGGAGCCCTGATCGCCTGTGCTTTGGCGTTCAGTTTGATGACCGTTTGCGTGAAACACCTGGGTGGACGGCTGCCCGTGGCGGAAGTGGTGCTGGTGCGCTCCCTCATCAGCATTGCCATCACCCTGGCCATGTTGCGTCGTCTCAAGGTCTCACCGTGGGGAGAGCAACGAGGCTTGTTGTTGGTCCGTGGGGGATTGGGGACTGCAGCCTTGTTGTGCTTCTTTGAGGCCCTGGCTCGGCTACCACTCGCGGCAGCAACCCTGCTGCAATACACCTACCCAACACTGACGGCACTCGCAGCATGGCTGCTTCTGGGCGAGCCGGTCCGGCGCCGGATCGGCATCGCTGTGTTGTTAGGCCTGTTGGGGGTCATGTTGGTGGTCCAACCGCAATGGGTGGGCAGCCCGATGGGAAGCCTGCCCGCCATGGCAGCACTGATTGGCCTAGGTGGCGCCTTGCTAACGGCCCTGGCCTACGTGAGTGTGCGCCAGCTATCGGTACGAGAGCACCCTCTCGTCATCGTCTTCTACTTTCCCTTGGTATCGGTGCCCGCCACTCTGCCCTTGCTCTGGGGGCAAGCCGCGCTTTGGCCCAATCCAACCGAGTGGCTCTGGCTGATCGGGGTTGGATTGTTTACGCAGCTCGGGCAGATCTGGTTAACCGAAGGCCTATCCGCACTACCGGCAGCCCGGGCCACCTCGATCAATTACGTCCAAGTGGTGTTTGCGTCACTGTGGGGCGTGCTGTTTTTTGCAGAACCGATTACGGGCGCCGTGGTGCTTGGAGCCTTATGCGTTTTGGGGGCCACGCTGATCAGCCTGAGTGCCAGGAGTGCTCGAAAAGCTGAAACCTGA
- a CDS encoding nuclear transport factor 2 family protein produces the protein MSKVIASVEAGHLLASELFDAHVQAELAADLDATMETMVDSPHLLNLGSGSGGVGQEGVRRFYAEQLIGQFFPPDAEFVPVSRTIDGERLVDEVVIKFTHTQKIEHLLPAVEPTGRKVTIAVVVIVGLQDEKVAYEHIYWDQAGLLVQLGLLNPKGLPIDPTAPERLLKVMNH, from the coding sequence ATGTCAAAAGTAATCGCATCTGTTGAAGCTGGTCACCTCCTTGCCTCTGAACTGTTTGATGCGCACGTGCAGGCAGAGCTTGCAGCAGATTTGGATGCCACCATGGAAACCATGGTGGATAGTCCGCATCTCCTTAACCTTGGTTCCGGTTCAGGCGGAGTGGGTCAAGAAGGCGTTCGTCGCTTTTATGCAGAACAGTTAATCGGCCAGTTCTTTCCACCCGATGCAGAATTCGTGCCGGTGTCACGAACCATTGATGGAGAGCGCCTCGTGGATGAGGTTGTGATCAAATTTACCCATACCCAGAAAATCGAACACCTCCTTCCTGCAGTGGAACCCACCGGGCGGAAAGTAACGATCGCTGTTGTTGTCATTGTTGGCCTTCAAGACGAGAAGGTGGCCTACGAGCACATTTATTGGGATCAGGCTGGACTGCTGGTGCAACTCGGGCTTTTAAACCCCAAGGGTCTCCCCATTGATCCGACTGCTCCAGAGCGATTACTTAAGGTCATGAACCATTAA